Below is a window of Wenzhouxiangella sp. XN201 DNA.
TCGTACTCGCCGTCCAGGAAGGTCTGGAGCGCTGCCAGCGTTTCGTCGAGTGCGCTTGGGTCCAGCCCGCATTCTTCGAGTAGGCGCCGATGACGCTGGCCCAGTTCGGCCAGCAGCACCGCGTTGTCGGCTTGTGCACCATCGTCGATATGCGCCTGCAGCCGGTCGGTCACGCCGCGCAGGGCCGAAACGACCACTACCACGGGTTGCCCCTGTTGGCTGAATTCGCGCACTCGCGCGACGATGTGCGGCCAATTTTCGGCGCGTGCCACGGAGCTGCCACCGAACTTGAGGATGCGCCAGTGTGTCGTTGCGGCCGTCGGGATTTGCGGGTTCACGTTGTGGTCGTTTCGAGTGGGTTCGCTGTGGAGGTAAAAATCGGCTATTCTGGCCGAAAACACGGTCAGGCCGCCGTGACAGGCGGGCCGCAGACACCGGAAATTCTACGCGATACGACAATCATGAGCAGTGTGACGGAAACGTCGGGGAGCAGGCGGTCGGCATCGGTCAGCGATATCGGCCGCGTGCGGAGGGAAAACCAGGATGCCATTCTCGCCGACGACGAACTGGGCCTTTGGCTGGTAGCCGATGGTATGGGTGGCCATGCCGGGGGTGCCCGGGCCAGCGAGGTTGCGCGCGAAACCGTCCGTGAACAGGTAGCCGGCGGCGCGGCGCTGGCCGATGCTGTGGTGGCGGCGCACTACGCCATCCGAGGCGAACAGCACAACCGCCCCGAGTACAACGACATGGGAACGACCATCGTCGCCCTGGCCGAGCGGGCGCCGGAGTTCGAAGTCTGCTGGGTCGGCGACAGCCGTGCTTACCGGTTTTCTCCGTCAACGGGTCGGCTCGAGCTGTTGACCCGGGATCACAACGTGGCAGGGGCTCTGGTCGCGTCCGGCGCGCTCTCGCCGGATGAAGCCACGCGTCACCCGCAACGCCATGTATTGACCGATTGTCTGGGCCTGGCCGGAAACGAGGATCCGCGGGTCGATGTCGTCACGGGACGCTGGCAGGCCGGCGATCTGATCCTGCTATGCTCCGACGGCCTGTCGGGGGAGCTCGGCGACGCGGAGATTGAACGAATTCTCAATGCGGCCGAAGATGTCGATTCAGTGCGGGTGGTCGACGCCCTGCTCGAAGGCGCGCTGGCCGCAGGCGCGCACGACAACGTGTCGGTCGTCGTGGTCGCTGCACCAATGGAGGGTCCGACGCCGGCTGCGCGATGGAAATGGCCATTTCGGCGCCGCTAACGGGAGATAACGATCATGACCAGTGACAATGAACGCAGAGCACGTCGGGACCAGGGGCCGCAGGGCACCCAGGTTTTCAGTCGCGAGGAAGTCAGCCAGCTGATCGGGGAAGCATCCGAGGCGGAGTCCACAACCTCACGGGCCGAGCTGTCGGGTCTGAGCGAGGGTGTCAGCGGCCAGAGCTTCGCCCTCACTTCGGCGCGCATGGTCATCGGCCGGGCCGAAAGCTGTAACCTGCGAATCGACGACGCCAGTGTTTCGTCCGAACACGCCCGTCTGAGCCGCGACGCCGGCGGCTGGCGCGTGGTCAACCTGCTGTCGACCAACGGGACTTTTGTCAATGAGCAGAAAGTCTCGAGTGCGGCGCTGAGCGATGGCGATCGCCTCCGCTTCGGTCGCGTGGAATTCCGCTTTCACAATCCCGACGAGGCTGATACGGCTGGTAGCTCCGGTCACCCTCGCTGGATGCCCTGGCTGGCAGTGGCAATCGTGCTGGCCGCTGCCGCCGGTCTCGCGCTCTGGTTGCTGTGACGCCGCGGGCGGCGCCGGTCAGCCCGGTGCGCCCTTGAAAGTGCCGAGAACGACGACGGTCTTGCCCGAGGCGCGGATCATGCCCTCTTCCTCGAGGCTTTTCATCACCCGACCGGCCATCTCGCGCGAGCAGCCGACGATGCGACTCAATTCCTGACGCGTGACCTTGATCTGCGTGCCTTCCGGGTGCGAAATGGCATCCGGCTCGCTGCACAGGTCGATCAGTGTCTTGGCGATTCGACCCTGGGTGTCGAGGAAGGCCAGGTGGTAAACCTTGCGCCGGGTGTGGAGCAGTCGCTGGGCCAATTTCGAGCCGATCGCCGTGAGAATGTCGACGGCATGCTCCTTCAATTCCTTGTCCAGCGCGTCGCGCAGGCGCTCGTAGGAGACTTCTGCCACTTCGCACTTGGTGCGGGTGCGCACCAGTGATTCGCGCGGCGAGGGCTTCATGAACAGGCCCATCTCACCGATGAAGTCGCCGGGGTTGAGATAACTCAGGATCAGTTCGCGACCGTCGTCTCCCTCGGTCGACACCGAAACCGAGCCCTCGATGATGTAATACAGGCTCTGTCCAGGGTCGCCGGGCCGCGTCACGGTGGACTTGGCCGGGAAATGCTGGCGCTGACAAATACTCAGGAAACGATCCATCGCCTCCCGATCGATCGGGTAGAACTGGAATTCTTTCATCATCTGCTCGATTGTGTGTTTGATGACGGCCCCTTGGGCACCGTGTGGCACCGCTAATGATCATCAATTCTGCCGTGGTCCGTGATGAACGTCAAACTCCGTGTGAGTGAGTGCCCGGGCGGACGTCTCCTGCGGGGTGGAAACGAGCGGGTCAGATCGTCGATAATCGCGCGTTTGGCCCGCGCCGATTACGGAATTTCCGCATGGTTTCACGCCGCATCAAGCTCCACGGTTTCAACAACCTGACCAAGGCACTGAGCTTCAACATCTACGATCTGTGCTTTGCCACTTCCAGCGGCGAGCGCAAGGACTACATCGCCTATATCGACGAAGCCTACAACGCCGAGCGGCTGACGCAGATCCTGACGGACGTCTCGCACATCATCGGTGCCGACATCCTCAACATCGCGCGCCAGGACTACGAGCCGCAGGGCGCGAGTGTGACCATGCTGATTGCGGAGGAGCCGGTCGAAAATGCCGGCGAAGCCGGTTTGGCCGCGCCCGGGCCGCTGCCGGAGTCGGTGGTCGGGCACCTCGACAAGAGCCACATCACGGTTCACACCTATCCGGAAAGTCATCCGCATGACGGCATCTGCACTTTCAGGGCCGACATCGACGTGGCGACCTGTGGCGTGATTTCGCCGCTGAAGGCACTCAACTACCTGATTCACAGTTTTGAGTCCGACATCGTCACGGTCGACTATCGGGTGCGGGGCTTCACCCGTGATGTGCGCGGCCGCAAGCATTTCATTGACCACAAGATCACCTCGATCCAGGACTACTTCAGCCGCGATACCAAGAAGGCCTACGAGATGATCGACGTCAACGTCTACCAGGAAAACCTGTTCCACACCAAGATGCGGCTCAAGGAGTTCGAACTGGACAACTACCTGTTCGGCATCAACGCCAACGATCTCGAAACACGCCAGCGCACTCGCATCGAGAAACGCCTGCGCAAGGAGATGCAGGAGTTGTTCTATGGGAGAAATCTGTAGGGATAGGCTGGTCGGGCGCGCCGAAATCGCCGCTCACTCCCACGACTTGCCCGGCTGCAGAATCGGCTGATTCAGCAGCCGGGTTCCCTGCGGTTCTCGCCTCACGCGGGGCCCGCCTCAACTCGCTACGAGCCTTCGGCTCTCCGCTCAAACATCGGCGGTCCTTGATCCGCGTGAGCCTGCGATCCTCGGCTGCGTCGAAGTCGCGAGCGCCGATTTCGGCGCGCCCTTGCATCTGGTGGAGCGTGTGTCACGGCATGTGAGGGTCAGGCCGGCACCTGTTTTCGCGACTTCGACGCCGCCGAGAAGCGCAAAGCCGATCGGAACAAGGGCCACCGATGTCTGAGCGGAGGGCCGAAGGCCCGTAGCGAGTTGAGGTGGACCCCGATCGGCTTGAGCATCGCAGGGTATCCTCCCGCGAAATCGCACGATTTCACGGGAGGACAAGTCGCGGGAGCGAGAACAGGTGCCGGCCTGACCCGGTCCTCATTCGTCAGCTCTGGTGGTTCGAGAGCGGATCATCGATGGCGCTGACCACCCACTCGCGCAGGTCGGCGGCTTCTTCTGCTGCCAGGCCAGTGCGGCTGGCGATTTCGGCGGCGGTGATGGCGGGGTGGTCGGGATGCAGGGCGAGGTAACGGTTGTCGACCAGCCATTGCTCGAGCGCTTCGGTGGTGTCATTGCGGAAGCGGCTGACCTGGCCGGCATGCAGGCCCTCGATGAGCCGGACGGGATGCCCGCCGACCTCGTCAACCAGGTCGAGTACCCGCGGCATGAACGTATCGGTGATCTGGCCGAAGGCACTCAGGGTTCCGGCGTCGACCGGACGGTGATGACGGGCTCGCCAGTCATCGAGGATCAGGGCTGCAGCATTGCAACGTCGTTTGAGCAGGTCGCGTTCGTTTTCGTCGATGATCGAATCGTCTTCTTCGCTGTCGATGTAGCCGCTCAGCTCGCCGACTCGGCCGAGTTCGACCCGCATCAGTCTTGCGGCGAGTTCGAGCCGGTCGTGGAGCAGGTGGAAGACGCTGACCATACCGGTGCCCAGCCAGGGATTGATGGCGCTGATGCCGGCTTCCCGGGCCCAGGTTTCCGGGTCCTTGTCGGCCGGCTCGGGCACCTCGCGACGGCGGCTCTCGCCCGCCGGCATGGCCAGCTTGAGGGGCTCCACCTGGCCGCGCCGGACCTCGGCCATATCGACGGTATGCGGCTGTGGCCCGTCGCCGGCCCAGGCAGCCCAGGCGGTTGCCTCGTCGCTTTGGGCGGTGAGGTAGAACATCTGTCGTCCGCCAGCAACGATTTCCTGGACCGACTGCACCACCAGCTGGTAGCGGTCTGGATCGGAGGTGGTCAATACCTCGTCCATGAACACCGGCAGCGGTTCGCGGTTGCGCTCGGCCTGCTCGATCCAGGCCAGCCTGAGTGCCAGCAGCAGCTGTGCCCGGGTCGCGGTCGAGAGCTTGGTCAGCGCCAGCGCCCGCTCGGCGCGCGTGTCGTAGGCCTCGAAGAACTCGCCGCCGAAGCGCAGACGGTAGCGATGCCGAGTGAAGCGTTCGAACCACTGGCCGGCGCGGCGCAGCGTGGCCGGCTCGTTGTCGGCCTGGTGGGCACTGCGAACGTCCTCGACCATGACTTCGCCGGCAATGGCCAATAGCTGGGCCTCGAAGTCTTCTTCCAGTTGCTGCCGGCAGTTCTCGTAGCGCCCGGTCAAAGCCTGCAGTTCGCGCCGCTTGACGAGGTCCTCATGCCGGGTATGGATGGTGGCGATGTGGCGGTTGAGTTCGTCGCGGCGCGCGGCCTGTTCGGCCAGTTGCTCGCGCTGCTGCTCGAGCGCATCGCGTTTTTGTTCACGGGCCTGCTTCAACAGTGCCACGTCGCCTTCCAGTCGTTGCTCGAGACGGGCGACTTCGAGTGAGCGATCGCGACGTTGTTGCTCGAGCTGGCGCCACTCCTCGAATTGCTCGATGCGCTGCACCAGGGTGTCATGGGCGCCGGGTTTCAGACCGGCCTGTTCGAATACCTGTCCGTGGCGCTCATCGAGCATCTTGATGTCGGCTTCGAGTTCGCCGAGCCGGTGGCGGTGCGCCTGGATTTCGTTGTGCAGCTCGGCGTTGGTGCGCATGCGCGGCGTCAGTTGGTGCAGCACGGTGGCGAGCTTGCGGCTGGAGACGTCGTCCAGGGCTTCGAATCCATGCCGCTCAAGGAGTTTGGTGGCCTGGCCGCGGGCACTGGCGTGGGCCGAGCGGGCCTGCTCGAGCGACTTTTTCTGTTTTCGGACTTCTTCGTCAGCGCGTTGCCAGTCGTGCAGGTAGCGCGCCCAGAGCAGGAACCCGGCGTCCATGCGCGGTTCGGCGCTCAGGCCGTGCTTGCCGGCTGCCTCCTCCAGGCGGGTGCGCGACTGCTCCAGGTTGTCACGCTCGAGGTTGAGTCGGTCGCGCAACTCGATGGCGCGATTGTGCTGCACCTCGCGGCTGGTGGCCGCGGCCAGTTCCTGTTCGAGTCGCTCGAGCCGTGATTCGACCTCGCTCTCGGCCCAGCTCAGCGGCGCTTCGACCTCGCTGGCCAGAAAGCGCGAGCGGGCCGCGGCCAGGTAGCGATAGCGCAGCACGAAGCGCACCAGCAATGCGGCCGGAATGCCGACTGCCAGGGCGATCAGCAGCACCAGTTCACCGAAGGGCTCGATCTCGCGCGGTCCGAGCATTCGCCAGCCGGCCAAAACAGCCGTCAGGGTGAGTCCGCCCCAGAGCACGCCCTCGAGGCCGCTCAGGCGTGCGTGTTCGAGCCAGTCGACCAGCGCGTCGCGTGCCTGGAGCAGCGACTGGGCGGTGTCCGGGGAGGCGCTGCCGGGTACGTGCAGGCGCGCCAGTTCGGCGCTGATGGCGCGCAGTTTCTCGCGCTGGTCGAGGACCTTGTCGACTTGGCGCTCGATGTGCTGGACGTCGTCGGGCGTCAAGGCACCGGGTGGTTCTTCCTTGTGCTGCCCGCCCAGCCGGGCAGCGGCGCTTTCGCGTTCGGCCAGCGCCTGTTCCAGGGCACTGGCATGCTGGTCGATACGGCGCTCGATGTCGGCCAGGGCATCGCGCCGGTCGGCCAGTTCGGCCTGCACGGCTTCGAGCTGTTGCGGGTCGACGCCGCCGCTGGCAGTCAGTCGTTGTTCGGCTTGTTCCAGCGCCTGGCGGGTCAGGTCGATGTCCTTGCGGCGCTGGGCAAGCTGCTCGTCGATCTGGTCGAGACGGGTGAGTTCGTCCCCGCGCAGGCGGTCCATGCCGCCGGGAAACTCCTCGATCAGTGTGTTTTCCAGCGCCGTTCGCGCAGCGATTGCGTCGGCCAGTGCCAGTGCGTCCTCGCAGGCGCGCAGGCGGGTGGCCGCATCGCCGGTGGCCGCAAACTCGGCTTGCAGCGCGTCGAGCCGGTCAAGTTCATCCTTGAGACTGTCGTACTCGGCTTGCTTCTCGTCGATCGCGCGGGCCAGGTCGGCGAGTTCACGCGAGCGCTTCTGTGGTCGGGGTGGCCGGACCAGCGGGGCTTCGGCCCGGACCGCGTCGAGGTCGTAGCCGCCGGCCAGCAGGGTCCGGACCTGGCCGGCGATGTGTTCCTCGGTGTCGCCCAGGCGGGCCAGGTCCTCGGAGCTGACCAGGTAGGCACCGATGCTCTCTGCGGCGGGCAGGGGCGGCGGCGGTGCCGGTTCGCTGCCTTCCAGCCAGGTGACCTGTTCGCCATGGCGTTCGCATTCCAGTGTTCGCTCGCCCAGTCGCCAGTGGGCCCGGATGTGGCAGAACCCCGGTGTGAGTTCCGGGTAAAGCAGGGCGCGGACGGCTCGTACGATGCTGGACTTGCCCGAGGCATTGGGGCCGGTGATGAAATTGACGGCATCGGGCGCAAAGCGGATCGAGACCGGGCCTTCGAGCCCGGCCAGCGAGCGAATGTCGATGCGCTCGAGCTTCACCGTGCGTCCTCGTGCTGATCGGTCAGGCGAATCAGGGCCAGGCGGCTGGCGCGCTTCAGCCAGGCGGCGACGGTGTCGTCGTCGAGTGACTGGTCCAGATCCCGGAATTCGCGCGAACCGATCAATGGGCTCATGGCTTCACGGCCGCGCTGGACCAGGCGATCGTACTCTTCGCTGTCGGGCGCCTCGAGCGCCAGCAGCCGTCGCGCGAGCAGGCCGCGCGGGTCGGACTGGCGGGCCAGGCGCTTGAGATCCAGCTGCGGCAGCAGCGCCGACTCGATCTTCTGGATAAAGCAGGCGATGCCGGCCTCGTTCCACGACCGGCCGTCGGCGGCCAGTTCGCCGGCGGCCGCCGTGATCTCGCTGGCCCGGCCGCTTTGTCCCGTGAGCGTGATGCGAAAGCCGACCGCCAGCGGCGGTTCATCGTGCTCGGCCAGGCCCTGGATGCGATCGCGCGTGCCGGCCAGAATGCGTTCGCCGAGCCCGGCGGCATCGTCGAGTTCGGTGCAGTCGATTTCGATGGCTTCATAGCGCATCGGTGCGAGGGGTTGGTGCTCGGCGGTGATCTTCTGTTTCCCGACCTGCAACAGCCAGGGCCCGCGCGGCCCGGTTTCTGAAGCGCGCAGGGCGGTGACCGAGCCGAGATAGCCGATCGGCCGATCGCCGTCGAGCCGGTCGGGGCGATGAATGTGGCCGAGTAGCCAGGCGTTGACCGGTGTGGCCTCGAGTTCGCTCGTGCTGACCGGAGCGTAAGGGCTGTCGGCCTGATCGAGATCGCAGTGCAGCAAGCCGATGACCGGGTACTTGCCGCGCTGGATTTGGAGCTTCGACAGTGGGCTCTGGCGGACCTGCTCGCGCGGAAACGACCAGCCGACAATGTCCAGGTTGCCGAGGCGGCGTGTCTGCCATTCGCCGCCGGCGCCGAGCAGTTCGAGGCCGTCGATTTCGTCGGCCAGCCGCGGCAGGATAAGCGTGTCGTGGTTGCCGGCGACGGCCAGTACGGGTATGTCGGCAGCCACCAGCTGCTCGATGCCGGCCTTGAGTTGGCCGTAGCCGACGAAGAAGTCGCGACCCTGATCGACCAGGTCACCGGCGAGCAGCACGGCGTCCACGTTACGGTTCAGGGCAAGTTCCACGCAGCGCGTCCAGGCCGCTTCCGGGCCGAGCGCGTCGCGCCGCCGGTCGAGATCCTCCGGGATCGCTGACGGCGGCCGTCCAAGATGCATGTCGCCGATTGCAAGCAGCGTGGTCACGTGTCGGGGGCCCTCAGGAACGACGGTTCAACATAAATGAAACGGCCCGGAGCGACAAGCCGGTCAGCCTTGTTCTGCTTCGAGCGCTTCGGCGGCCTCCATCCACGCCTGCTCGATTTCATCCAGCGATTCCCGCAGTTCGGTCTGGCGGGCGAGCAATTGTTGCAGGCGCTCGGACTGGTCGTCTTCGTATAGCGCCGGGTCGGCCAGTTCGGTTTCGAGATCGGCCAGCGCGCGATTGGACTGTTCGAGCTGGCGGTCGAGCTTGTCGACGCGGTTCTGCAGCGGTTTGATGCGGGCCCGGCGCTCGGCCTGGTCGCGGCGCCTGGCCTTGCGGGCATCGGCCGAATGCGGCCTGGCAGCCTCGGAAGCGGCGGGTGAGGCGCTCTCCCCAGCGGCGCTCCCGCGCTCCTGCAGCCAGCGGCGGTAGTCGTCGAGATCGCCCTTGAAGGGTCGCACACCGCCGTCGGCCACCAGCCAGTAGTCGTCGACCGTATTGCGCAGCAGGTGGCGGTCGTGGGACACCGTCACCACGGCCCCTTCGAAGCCCTGCAGGGCCATGGTCAGGGCGTGACGCATCTCGAGGTCGAGGTGGTTGGTCGGTTCGTCGAGCAGCAGCAGGTTGGGCGCCTGCCAGACCAGCAGGGCCAGCACCAGGCGCGCCTTTTCCCCACCCGAGAACGGTGCCACCCGGTCCGTGGCCATATCGCCGCGAAAGTCGAAGCCACCGAGAAAATCGCGCAGGCTCTGCTCGCGCTCGTCGGGAGCGATGCGTTGCAGATGCGTGACCGGGCTGGCCTCGGGGTCGAGTTGTTCGAGCTGGTGCTGGGCGAAGTAGCCGATTTTGAGGTTGCGGGTCAGCGTGATGCGGCCGGCCAGGGGTTCGAGCTCACCGGCCAGGGCACGAACGAAGGTCGATTTCCCGGCACCGTTGAGCCCGAGCAGACCGATGCGATCACCCGGCGCCAGGCTGGTCGAAATGGCGTCGAGCACAACCGTCTGACCGTAACCGAGCCGTACGTTCTCGAGATGAACCAGCGGATTGGATGCGCGTCGCGGTTCAGGAAAGACGAAGTCAAAGGGCGAATCGGCGTGTGCGGGGGCGACCTGCTCCATGCGTTCGATCGCCTTGAGCCGGGCCTGGGCCTGGCGCGCCTTGGTCGCCTTGGCGCGGAAGCGGTCGACAAACTGCTGCATATGCGCGATCTGGCGCTGCTGCTTCTCGAAGGTCGCCTGCTGCTGGGCCAGTTGTTCGACGCGCTGACGCTCGAAGTCGCTGTAGCCACCGCGGTAGGTGTTGAGCTGCCGCTGTTCGATGTGGATGATTTCTTCGATCACGTTGTCGAGAAAATCGCGGTCGTGCGAAATCACCACCAACGTGCCGTCGTAACGCCTGAGCCAACCCTCCAGCCAGTCCACGGTTTCCATATCGAGGTGATTGGTTGGCTCGTCGAGCAGGAGCAGGTCCGAGGGGGTCATCAGCGCCCGCGCCAGGCTCAGGCGTATGCGCCAGCCCCCCGAGAAACTGCCGACCGGATTCTCGTGCGCGTCGGCCGAAAAGCCCAGTCCATTGAGCAGGGAGCCGGCGCGTGCGCGGGCCGTGTAACTGTCGGCATCGTCCAGCCGGGCGTGCGCCTCGGCAATGGCGTGGCCGTCGCTGCCGCTCTCGGCGCTGACCAGCGCGGCTTCGGCATCTCGCAGGCGCTGGTCACCGTCCATCACGTACTCGATGGCTGGCCGCTCGAGATCGGCGATCTCCTGGGCCATGAACCCAATGGTCCAGTCATCCGGAACCGACGCGTCGCCCTGATCGACCGACAGCTCGCCCAGGAGCAGGCTGAACAGGCTGGATTTTCC
It encodes the following:
- a CDS encoding protein phosphatase 2C domain-containing protein, encoding MSSVTETSGSRRSASVSDIGRVRRENQDAILADDELGLWLVADGMGGHAGGARASEVARETVREQVAGGAALADAVVAAHYAIRGEQHNRPEYNDMGTTIVALAERAPEFEVCWVGDSRAYRFSPSTGRLELLTRDHNVAGALVASGALSPDEATRHPQRHVLTDCLGLAGNEDPRVDVVTGRWQAGDLILLCSDGLSGELGDAEIERILNAAEDVDSVRVVDALLEGALAAGAHDNVSVVVVAAPMEGPTPAARWKWPFRRR
- a CDS encoding FHA domain-containing protein — protein: MTSDNERRARRDQGPQGTQVFSREEVSQLIGEASEAESTTSRAELSGLSEGVSGQSFALTSARMVIGRAESCNLRIDDASVSSEHARLSRDAGGWRVVNLLSTNGTFVNEQKVSSAALSDGDRLRFGRVEFRFHNPDEADTAGSSGHPRWMPWLAVAIVLAAAAGLALWLL
- the crp gene encoding cAMP-activated global transcriptional regulator CRP — translated: MMKEFQFYPIDREAMDRFLSICQRQHFPAKSTVTRPGDPGQSLYYIIEGSVSVSTEGDDGRELILSYLNPGDFIGEMGLFMKPSPRESLVRTRTKCEVAEVSYERLRDALDKELKEHAVDILTAIGSKLAQRLLHTRRKVYHLAFLDTQGRIAKTLIDLCSEPDAISHPEGTQIKVTRQELSRIVGCSREMAGRVMKSLEEEGMIRASGKTVVVLGTFKGAPG
- the speD gene encoding adenosylmethionine decarboxylase translates to MVSRRIKLHGFNNLTKALSFNIYDLCFATSSGERKDYIAYIDEAYNAERLTQILTDVSHIIGADILNIARQDYEPQGASVTMLIAEEPVENAGEAGLAAPGPLPESVVGHLDKSHITVHTYPESHPHDGICTFRADIDVATCGVISPLKALNYLIHSFESDIVTVDYRVRGFTRDVRGRKHFIDHKITSIQDYFSRDTKKAYEMIDVNVYQENLFHTKMRLKEFELDNYLFGINANDLETRQRTRIEKRLRKEMQELFYGRNL
- a CDS encoding DNA repair exonuclease, whose amino-acid sequence is MTTLLAIGDMHLGRPPSAIPEDLDRRRDALGPEAAWTRCVELALNRNVDAVLLAGDLVDQGRDFFVGYGQLKAGIEQLVAADIPVLAVAGNHDTLILPRLADEIDGLELLGAGGEWQTRRLGNLDIVGWSFPREQVRQSPLSKLQIQRGKYPVIGLLHCDLDQADSPYAPVSTSELEATPVNAWLLGHIHRPDRLDGDRPIGYLGSVTALRASETGPRGPWLLQVGKQKITAEHQPLAPMRYEAIEIDCTELDDAAGLGERILAGTRDRIQGLAEHDEPPLAVGFRITLTGQSGRASEITAAAGELAADGRSWNEAGIACFIQKIESALLPQLDLKRLARQSDPRGLLARRLLALEAPDSEEYDRLVQRGREAMSPLIGSREFRDLDQSLDDDTVAAWLKRASRLALIRLTDQHEDAR
- a CDS encoding ATP-binding cassette domain-containing protein, with protein sequence MINLSGITLRHGPEPLLEDASATIYPGHKVGLVGANGSGKSSLFSLLLGELSVDQGDASVPDDWTIGFMAQEIADLERPAIEYVMDGDQRLRDAEAALVSAESGSDGHAIAEAHARLDDADSYTARARAGSLLNGLGFSADAHENPVGSFSGGWRIRLSLARALMTPSDLLLLDEPTNHLDMETVDWLEGWLRRYDGTLVVISHDRDFLDNVIEEIIHIEQRQLNTYRGGYSDFERQRVEQLAQQQATFEKQQRQIAHMQQFVDRFRAKATKARQAQARLKAIERMEQVAPAHADSPFDFVFPEPRRASNPLVHLENVRLGYGQTVVLDAISTSLAPGDRIGLLGLNGAGKSTFVRALAGELEPLAGRITLTRNLKIGYFAQHQLEQLDPEASPVTHLQRIAPDEREQSLRDFLGGFDFRGDMATDRVAPFSGGEKARLVLALLVWQAPNLLLLDEPTNHLDLEMRHALTMALQGFEGAVVTVSHDRHLLRNTVDDYWLVADGGVRPFKGDLDDYRRWLQERGSAAGESASPAASEAARPHSADARKARRRDQAERRARIKPLQNRVDKLDRQLEQSNRALADLETELADPALYEDDQSERLQQLLARQTELRESLDEIEQAWMEAAEALEAEQG